A stretch of Microcoleus sp. FACHB-68 DNA encodes these proteins:
- a CDS encoding M48 family metallopeptidase has product MPSYPGISSEAFRHPLDREAEQALRSLPGFDMVARKFVEFVYERPQFVFLMGNSIQVGPRQYASLYNIFRECVRDLDIYPEPSLFIAQNPQANAHAIGQEQPSVILNSGLLDLLTDEEIRTVIAHELGHIKCGHTTLIQMARWAMEVAFFIGDLTFGIGNIVSRGLILAFYEWMRKAELSADRAAFLVTDNLNPVMLAMMKLAGGSVRHSNECSLEEFLRQAERYQQLDQDSLNQVYKFLLYNNIAQNVFLSHPFTVERVHYLQEWSKSEDYRQIRAGNYRRASAEGSVEVQSETSSNDNDVDVLRRQVEELQREINRVKSQRSQDQ; this is encoded by the coding sequence ATGCCTTCTTACCCTGGAATCTCTAGCGAAGCCTTTCGTCATCCCCTTGATCGCGAAGCTGAGCAAGCTTTACGCAGTTTACCGGGCTTTGATATGGTGGCCCGCAAATTTGTAGAATTTGTTTATGAACGCCCCCAGTTCGTTTTTTTAATGGGCAACAGCATTCAAGTGGGACCCCGCCAGTATGCTAGCCTGTATAATATATTTCGGGAATGCGTGCGGGATTTAGATATTTACCCTGAACCTTCATTATTTATCGCTCAAAATCCCCAGGCAAATGCTCATGCAATTGGGCAAGAACAGCCTTCTGTAATTTTAAATTCTGGCCTTTTAGACTTACTAACTGATGAGGAAATTCGGACTGTAATAGCTCATGAATTAGGGCATATTAAATGCGGTCACACGACCTTAATTCAGATGGCGCGGTGGGCAATGGAAGTTGCTTTTTTTATTGGGGATTTGACGTTTGGAATCGGCAATATAGTGAGTCGGGGGTTGATTTTAGCGTTTTATGAATGGATGCGAAAAGCAGAATTGTCTGCGGATAGAGCGGCTTTTTTGGTTACGGATAATTTGAATCCGGTGATGCTGGCAATGATGAAGCTTGCCGGCGGCAGTGTTCGACACAGTAACGAGTGCAGTTTAGAGGAGTTTCTCCGTCAAGCCGAAAGGTATCAGCAACTCGACCAAGACAGCTTGAATCAAGTGTATAAGTTTTTGCTTTATAATAACATCGCTCAAAATGTGTTTCTCAGCCATCCTTTCACGGTTGAGCGGGTTCACTATTTGCAAGAGTGGTCAAAATCGGAAGATTACCGTCAAATTCGTGCCGGCAATTATCGCCGCGCAAGCGCTGAGGGATCGGTTGAGGTGCAATCAGAGACATCCAGCAATGATAATGATGTGGATGTATTGCGCCGGCAGGTTGAGGAATTGCAACGAGAAATTAATCGGGTGAAATCTCAGCGATCTCAAGATCAGTAG
- the crcB gene encoding fluoride efflux transporter CrcB, which produces MLQDPAIRNPIAISFGAIAGALSRYYLTLWFAQRFGTGFPYGTFFINLTGCFGMGLFMTLALERLTTIPPEVRLLVTTGFLGAYTTFSTYGLESVVLLRNQHFLTAGFYWIGSAFLGLICVQLGVFLGRLGK; this is translated from the coding sequence ATGCTTCAAGATCCTGCAATTCGCAATCCTATCGCTATCAGTTTTGGCGCGATTGCCGGTGCCCTCAGTCGCTATTACTTGACTTTGTGGTTTGCACAGCGTTTCGGCACCGGCTTTCCCTACGGCACCTTTTTTATCAATCTCACCGGCTGTTTTGGCATGGGCTTATTTATGACCCTAGCTTTAGAACGGCTGACAACTATTCCCCCAGAAGTGCGGTTGTTAGTTACCACCGGCTTCTTGGGGGCTTACACAACTTTCTCCACCTATGGGTTAGAGAGTGTTGTCTTATTACGCAATCAGCACTTTCTGACAGCCGGTTTTTATTGGATAGGCAGTGCTTTTCTAGGACTCATCTGTGTTCAATTGGGCGTTTTTCTAGGCCGGTTGGGGAAATAA
- a CDS encoding DUF4330 domain-containing protein, translating to MKLLDSQGRLFGKISILDVGAALVILLVVVGIFFFPGTSGSVAQVNVTTKPVEVDLIVRGLSVRDPKALIQEFEKTKTTNVIIRNQPHGKIDIKSVQLLDKMLAVPQPDGSVKPKPDPRVEENFSSNLLITLMGKAQITETGPVLGNSKLKIGTPVELEGFTYNFNSSVIDVRVLDK from the coding sequence ATGAAGCTTTTAGATTCTCAAGGGCGCTTATTCGGTAAAATTAGCATCCTCGATGTGGGGGCTGCACTGGTGATTCTGCTGGTAGTTGTGGGGATTTTCTTCTTTCCTGGCACCTCTGGTTCTGTGGCTCAAGTCAATGTCACCACCAAACCTGTTGAGGTTGATTTGATTGTCCGAGGGCTGAGTGTGCGCGATCCCAAAGCTTTGATCCAAGAGTTTGAAAAAACGAAGACGACAAATGTGATTATTCGCAATCAGCCCCACGGTAAGATTGATATTAAATCAGTACAACTTCTAGACAAAATGTTGGCAGTCCCCCAACCCGATGGCTCGGTTAAGCCAAAACCAGATCCAAGAGTTGAGGAGAATTTCAGCAGCAATCTGCTGATCACACTGATGGGCAAAGCTCAAATTACTGAAACTGGGCCGGTATTGGGTAATAGTAAACTGAAAATTGGAACGCCGGTTGAACTTGAAGGTTTTACCTATAACTTCAATTCCAGCGTGATTGATGTGCGAGTGCTAGACAAATAG
- a CDS encoding M48 family metallopeptidase: MFNPLSLISRSSHRRWFYALLSVVVAISVTVGSSYPTQAISIGDIFRGGIQVIQGIQIANMSDEKEVEFGKQINSQLRREVKISRNAELNKYIDQIGQRLAAQSDRPNIPYTFQVVTDDSINAFATVGGFVYVNTGLIKAADNESQLASVIGHEIGHISGKHVLKGIRKASIEQGLASAAGMDRNTAVRLGVQVALRLPRSRNYEYEADRTGLMALKGAGYAQSGMIGFFEKLLGKGRSAPTFLSSHPATEDRIAAIKQSLDPAQASVGDGQDSAAYKAKVQQLL; encoded by the coding sequence ATGTTTAATCCTTTGTCTTTGATTTCCCGTTCTTCCCATCGGCGCTGGTTCTATGCGTTGCTGTCTGTCGTCGTCGCCATAAGCGTGACAGTAGGTTCCTCTTATCCCACCCAGGCGATTTCCATCGGAGACATATTTCGTGGCGGAATTCAGGTGATTCAGGGAATTCAGATTGCCAATATGTCTGATGAAAAAGAAGTTGAATTTGGCAAGCAGATAAACAGCCAGCTACGTCGTGAGGTGAAGATCAGCCGAAACGCGGAACTGAATAAGTATATTGACCAAATTGGTCAGCGGTTGGCTGCTCAAAGTGATCGGCCTAATATTCCCTATACCTTTCAAGTGGTGACAGACGATAGCATCAATGCCTTTGCGACGGTGGGGGGTTTTGTTTATGTCAACACCGGCTTAATTAAAGCTGCCGATAACGAATCCCAACTCGCCAGTGTCATAGGCCACGAAATTGGGCATATTTCCGGCAAGCACGTCCTCAAGGGCATCAGAAAAGCCTCTATTGAGCAAGGACTGGCCTCCGCTGCCGGTATGGATCGCAATACAGCCGTTAGACTTGGGGTGCAAGTCGCCCTGCGGTTGCCTAGAAGCCGTAATTATGAATATGAAGCGGATCGAACAGGTTTGATGGCATTAAAAGGAGCCGGCTACGCTCAATCTGGCATGATCGGCTTTTTTGAAAAACTGCTGGGTAAAGGTCGTTCAGCCCCAACCTTTTTAAGCTCTCACCCAGCAACCGAAGATCGGATCGCAGCGATTAAACAAAGTCTTGACCCTGCCCAAGCTAGCGTGGGAGATGGGCAAGACAGTGCAGCCTACAAAGCAAAAGTTCAGCAGTTATTATAG
- a CDS encoding metallophosphoesterase family protein, translating into MTHRRIFIGDVHGHYDGLMVLLDAVAPGADDHVYFVGDLIDRGPQSADVVEFVRQSGYGCVLGNHEQLLLDSFPNGRHNKAALEAWLYSGGRATMASYGKAGIPMAHLEWMRRLPLYLDLGDIWLVHAGVEPNLPLEKQTPEQFCWIREEFHRSTKPYFPDKLIITGHTITFTLPGVAAGELAQGQGWLDIDTGVYHPISGWLTGVDITEQKVYQVNVFQYSIRTLPLDEAIRQIQPERVLMK; encoded by the coding sequence ATAACTCACCGACGCATTTTTATTGGCGATGTACATGGCCATTACGATGGTCTGATGGTTCTGTTGGATGCAGTTGCCCCTGGAGCAGACGATCACGTTTATTTCGTGGGTGACTTGATTGATCGCGGGCCTCAAAGCGCTGATGTTGTGGAGTTTGTGCGGCAAAGTGGCTATGGGTGCGTTTTGGGCAACCACGAGCAACTGTTACTCGATTCCTTCCCCAACGGACGCCATAACAAAGCGGCTCTGGAGGCATGGCTCTACAGTGGGGGGCGGGCGACGATGGCGAGTTATGGAAAAGCCGGCATTCCAATGGCTCATTTGGAATGGATGCGGAGACTTCCGCTTTATCTAGACTTGGGCGATATCTGGTTAGTTCATGCCGGCGTTGAGCCTAATCTCCCTTTGGAAAAACAAACGCCTGAGCAGTTTTGCTGGATACGCGAGGAATTCCACCGCAGCACTAAACCTTACTTTCCCGATAAACTGATCATCACCGGCCACACGATTACGTTTACCTTACCGGGGGTAGCTGCCGGCGAACTCGCTCAAGGGCAAGGATGGCTCGATATCGATACCGGCGTCTATCATCCCATCAGTGGTTGGTTAACCGGCGTTGACATCACTGAGCAAAAAGTTTATCAAGTCAATGTGTTTCAGTACAGTATTCGCACGTTACCTCTGGATGAAGCGATCAGACAGATTCAACCAGAACGGGTACTGATGAAGTGA
- a CDS encoding DUF1995 family protein, with protein sequence MAEIPKDLDEAIAQAQAATKAALADGLRRLQVEIVIPELKAQPVAEKFIPALTEDFGEHLKVYFPDAGAAALARRDWGETPFVVRGMSEIKGQMQPGDEAFLFVEPSSVEVNELEKMCQEAGDRPVVLLLPRMENIAVIGIGVAGRNLRERFLNSLESCYYIRNLEGAALFRCYPSPWQVWLEAGDTFELVSETATKPVGDVLEQILAKATGSPDSQEQPPQPKRQDFLSTLKSFMRALKQ encoded by the coding sequence ATGGCTGAAATTCCCAAGGATTTAGATGAAGCGATCGCCCAAGCGCAAGCCGCGACGAAAGCCGCACTCGCTGATGGCCTCCGCCGGCTGCAAGTTGAAATCGTGATTCCCGAACTTAAAGCCCAGCCCGTTGCTGAAAAATTTATCCCGGCGCTGACAGAAGATTTTGGTGAGCATCTGAAAGTTTATTTCCCTGATGCCGGTGCCGCCGCCCTAGCCCGTCGGGACTGGGGAGAGACGCCTTTTGTCGTGCGCGGCATGAGCGAAATTAAAGGGCAAATGCAACCGGGTGACGAAGCGTTCCTGTTTGTGGAGCCTTCCTCCGTCGAGGTGAACGAACTTGAGAAAATGTGCCAAGAAGCCGGTGATCGCCCGGTTGTGCTGTTACTGCCCCGGATGGAAAATATAGCAGTGATCGGCATTGGTGTTGCAGGGCGTAACTTGAGAGAGCGCTTCCTCAACTCGCTGGAGTCGTGTTACTACATTAGAAACCTAGAGGGAGCCGCTCTATTCCGCTGTTACCCGTCTCCGTGGCAGGTTTGGCTGGAAGCCGGTGATACTTTCGAGCTGGTTTCTGAGACAGCCACCAAGCCGGTGGGAGATGTCTTAGAGCAAATTTTGGCTAAAGCTACTGGCTCACCAGACTCGCAAGAACAACCACCCCAACCAAAACGTCAAGATTTTCTCTCAACACTTAAGAGTTTTATGCGTGCCCTTAAACAGTAG
- a CDS encoding cysteine desulfurase family protein, with product MQIYLDYSATTPPRQEAIVAMQNALTQQWGNPSSIHEWGQRAATVVEMARNQVAGLLNAPSPDSIIFTSGGTEANNLAILGVARRYKTPQHLIISSVEHSAVTAPAALLEQWGWQVSRLPVDAQGRIDPSDLKDALRPNTVLVSVIYGQSEVGTLQPIQVLGDITRAHGALFHTDAVQVAGRLPVDVKQLPVDLLSLSSHKIYGPQGAGALYVRAGIELVPLLSGGGQEFMLRSGTQAVPAIAGFGVAAELAQQEMTAEIPRLIQLRDRLFDQMAGTAGLVPTGHRWHRLPHHVSFCLTNTCTSEPITGRTLVRQMNMAGIAISSGSACSSGKLNPSPVLLAMGYSEPAATAAIRLTLGRETTEADVDWTAMALRQVLTRLMPVKLAVSC from the coding sequence ATGCAAATTTATTTGGATTACAGCGCCACAACCCCGCCGCGCCAAGAGGCGATCGTCGCTATGCAAAATGCCCTGACTCAACAGTGGGGCAATCCCTCCAGCATCCACGAGTGGGGGCAAAGAGCCGCAACGGTGGTGGAAATGGCCAGAAACCAAGTGGCCGGCCTACTGAATGCGCCTTCCCCAGATTCAATAATTTTTACTTCTGGCGGCACAGAGGCCAACAATTTAGCGATTTTGGGGGTTGCCAGACGCTACAAAACGCCTCAGCATCTGATTATTTCCAGTGTGGAGCATTCAGCGGTGACGGCACCGGCAGCTTTATTAGAGCAGTGGGGATGGCAAGTGAGCCGGCTGCCAGTGGATGCTCAAGGACGCATCGATCCGAGCGATTTAAAAGATGCCCTGCGCCCGAATACTGTTTTGGTGTCCGTGATCTATGGGCAAAGCGAGGTGGGGACGCTGCAACCGATTCAAGTGCTAGGCGATATCACCCGCGCTCACGGGGCGCTGTTTCACACCGATGCGGTTCAAGTTGCCGGTCGCCTGCCGGTGGATGTGAAACAATTGCCGGTCGATTTACTCTCGCTTTCCAGCCATAAAATTTATGGCCCTCAAGGAGCCGGTGCCCTTTATGTCCGCGCCGGCATTGAGTTAGTCCCGTTGCTGAGCGGGGGCGGCCAAGAATTTATGCTGCGTTCTGGAACCCAAGCAGTGCCGGCTATTGCGGGGTTTGGCGTAGCGGCTGAGCTGGCGCAGCAAGAAATGACGGCGGAGATTCCCCGGCTGATCCAGTTGCGTGACCGCTTGTTTGACCAAATGGCGGGGACTGCAGGTCTCGTGCCAACCGGCCACCGCTGGCACCGGCTACCCCACCACGTTAGTTTTTGCCTCACCAACACTTGCACCTCAGAACCGATCACCGGCAGAACGCTGGTGCGCCAGATGAACATGGCCGGTATTGCCATCAGTTCTGGATCGGCTTGCAGTAGCGGCAAACTTAACCCCAGCCCCGTCTTGCTAGCAATGGGATACAGCGAGCCGGCTGCCACCGCTGCCATCCGCCTCACCCTCGGACGAGAGACAACAGAAGCAGATGTGGACTGGACGGCAATGGCACTCAGGCAAGTTTTGACACGGCTGATGCCAGTAAAATTGGCTGTTAGCTGTTAG
- a CDS encoding DUF655 domain-containing protein, whose protein sequence is MALTLAACKGRQPQPQRLAPLPQDAFVQVYFNHSQTAEYTEPYRRYQRAGDDLERLIVDTIASARSTLDVAVQELRLPEIAKAIVERHKAGVKVRLILENNYSRPWSTFTPAEVKELPERESDRYSEFRRLVDINGDNELSPDEIKQRDALVLLRDAGIALIDDTADGSKGSNLMHHKFVIVDGATIILTSANFTSSDIHGDFKSADSRGNANNLLKIDSSEVAASFTQEFNLMWGDGPAGKLDSKFGVKKPFRPARQVQLGQTTVTVQFSPVSKSVPWNQTPNGFIGQTLAAASQSINLALFVFSEQQLANILETSRQQGVEVRALIDSSFAHRSYSEGLDMMGVALGDNCKYEPNNRPWKNPITTVGVPMLPPGDLLHHKFAVVDDTTTIAGSHNWSDAANTGNDETVLVVQSPTVAAHFKREFERLYAGAQLGVPVIIQRRVQALQQQCVPAVASQTPSQGKPVPSGSPLAISRQDKTQTEQRINLNTATEQELESLPGVGPKLAQQIVAARQQKPFTSVEDLDRVPGVGPKILEKLRDRVTW, encoded by the coding sequence CTGGCACTGACTCTCGCTGCTTGTAAAGGCCGGCAGCCCCAACCGCAGCGACTGGCTCCTCTGCCGCAAGATGCTTTTGTTCAGGTCTATTTCAATCACTCACAAACGGCTGAGTATACTGAGCCTTACCGGCGTTACCAGCGTGCCGGTGATGATTTAGAACGGTTAATTGTCGATACAATTGCTAGCGCTCGTTCGACGCTAGATGTTGCGGTTCAAGAGTTGCGCTTACCTGAAATTGCCAAAGCGATTGTTGAGCGTCACAAAGCTGGGGTGAAGGTGCGATTAATTCTGGAAAATAACTACAGCCGGCCTTGGAGTACGTTCACACCCGCCGAAGTTAAAGAACTGCCGGAACGCGAGAGTGATCGCTACAGCGAATTTCGGCGTTTAGTTGATATCAACGGCGATAATGAGCTGAGTCCAGATGAAATTAAGCAAAGAGATGCTTTAGTTCTATTACGTGATGCCGGCATCGCGCTCATTGATGATACAGCCGACGGATCAAAAGGCAGCAATTTGATGCATCACAAATTTGTGATCGTTGATGGTGCAACGATAATCCTCACTTCAGCGAATTTCACGAGTAGTGATATTCATGGGGATTTTAAATCGGCTGATAGTCGAGGCAATGCGAATAATTTGCTAAAAATTGATAGTTCTGAGGTGGCTGCTTCATTTACTCAAGAATTTAATCTGATGTGGGGCGACGGGCCGGCAGGTAAATTAGATAGTAAATTTGGGGTGAAAAAACCGTTTCGACCGGCACGACAAGTTCAATTAGGTCAAACGACTGTTACGGTGCAATTTTCTCCAGTCTCTAAAAGCGTCCCTTGGAACCAAACTCCTAATGGATTTATCGGCCAAACATTAGCTGCGGCAAGTCAATCAATTAATCTTGCTTTATTTGTATTTTCTGAACAGCAACTTGCCAATATTCTTGAAACTTCTCGTCAGCAAGGCGTCGAAGTTCGGGCGTTAATTGATTCGAGTTTTGCTCATAGAAGTTATAGCGAGGGGTTGGATATGATGGGGGTTGCTCTGGGTGATAATTGCAAATATGAACCCAACAACCGGCCCTGGAAAAATCCAATTACAACGGTTGGGGTGCCAATGCTGCCGCCTGGAGATTTGTTGCATCACAAATTTGCAGTTGTGGATGATACAACGACAATTGCCGGTTCTCATAATTGGAGTGATGCGGCTAACACCGGCAACGATGAAACGGTGCTGGTGGTTCAAAGTCCGACCGTTGCCGCCCATTTTAAGCGGGAATTTGAACGACTTTATGCCGGTGCTCAGTTGGGGGTGCCGGTGATAATTCAGCGAAGAGTGCAGGCGCTACAGCAACAGTGTGTGCCGGCTGTAGCCTCCCAAACTCCCTCACAAGGCAAGCCGGTTCCTTCGGGTTCTCCATTGGCTATTAGCCGGCAAGACAAGACTCAAACTGAACAGCGAATCAATCTCAACACAGCCACTGAGCAAGAATTAGAGTCATTGCCAGGAGTGGGGCCAAAATTAGCCCAGCAGATCGTCGCGGCGCGGCAGCAAAAACCCTTTACATCTGTTGAAGATTTGGATCGTGTACCTGGAGTTGGCCCAAAAATCTTAGAGAAGTTGCGAGATCGCGTTACTTGGTAA
- a CDS encoding GNAT family N-acetyltransferase encodes MIREYEEKDLEEVLSVWADASELAHSFLSNEFLASERKSISEIYLPNAETWVFEVDGCVVGFISLLGNEVGGFFVDPKRHGHGIGRALMDHAKELRENLEVEVFSANSIGRAFYDKYGFILLEEKIHHQTGFDLLRLRLAVNKSL; translated from the coding sequence ATGATTCGGGAATACGAAGAAAAAGACCTAGAGGAAGTGTTGTCCGTATGGGCAGATGCGTCGGAATTAGCTCATTCATTTCTGAGCAATGAATTCTTGGCGTCAGAGAGAAAAAGCATCTCAGAAATTTATTTGCCTAATGCAGAAACGTGGGTTTTTGAAGTAGATGGTTGTGTCGTTGGGTTTATCTCCCTACTCGGAAATGAAGTGGGTGGTTTTTTTGTCGATCCAAAACGACACGGTCACGGTATTGGCCGTGCGCTCATGGATCATGCTAAAGAACTCAGAGAAAATCTTGAAGTAGAGGTGTTTTCCGCTAATTCAATCGGTCGAGCGTTTTATGACAAATATGGTTTCATTTTATTAGAAGAAAAAATACATCATCAAACCGGCTTCGATTTATTAAGGTTAAGGTTAGCGGTTAATAAGTCACTGTAG